One stretch of Flavobacterium sp. 9 DNA includes these proteins:
- a CDS encoding SRPBCC domain-containing protein: protein MATSNYSTTILVDNSKEEVFNAINNVRGWWQGEIDGNTENLNDEFGYSVPGIHFSKQKIVEIIPNQKIVWLITDSKLSFVKDQSEWTGTKIVFEISEVNHKTQVRFSHLGLVPEFECYGDCSNAWSQLIEKSLFSLITTGKGVNVFG from the coding sequence ATGGCAACATCAAATTATAGTACAACGATTTTAGTTGACAATTCAAAAGAAGAAGTTTTTAATGCCATCAACAATGTTCGCGGTTGGTGGCAAGGAGAAATTGACGGAAACACAGAAAACCTCAACGATGAATTTGGTTATAGCGTGCCGGGAATTCATTTTTCGAAACAAAAAATAGTTGAGATTATTCCGAATCAAAAAATTGTTTGGCTTATTACAGACAGTAAATTAAGTTTTGTAAAAGATCAAAGCGAATGGACGGGAACAAAAATTGTATTCGAAATCTCTGAAGTAAACCATAAAACACAAGTCCGTTTTAGTCATTTGGGATTAGTTCCTGAATTTGAATGTTATGGAGATTGCTCAAATGCCTGGAGTCAGCTTATCGAAAAGAGCTTATTCAGCTTAATAACTACGGGAAAAGGAGTGAACGTTTTTGGATAA
- a CDS encoding Crp/Fnr family transcriptional regulator: MNETSEFYLFYKHIAKFSSITEGEFDDIMSYFSKITFKKGDNLAKLGEKVNHTYWISKGLAVSNYIDNLGKEHIMQFANEGCWITDQQAFYNQTIAIFDIVCLEQTEAISISFENREKLCAAIPKMENFFRRKANDSFVKQQKRLLTYMTNDATERFNLLLKEYPDLIQRISKRKLAAYLGVSRETLSRLKR; encoded by the coding sequence TTGAACGAGACGTCTGAATTTTACCTCTTTTATAAACATATTGCAAAGTTTTCTTCTATAACAGAAGGAGAATTTGATGATATAATGTCTTATTTTTCAAAAATTACCTTCAAAAAAGGAGATAATCTTGCAAAACTAGGCGAAAAAGTAAACCACACTTATTGGATTTCTAAAGGTCTTGCGGTGTCTAATTATATAGATAATTTGGGCAAAGAACACATTATGCAATTTGCCAATGAAGGTTGTTGGATTACAGATCAACAAGCTTTTTACAACCAGACAATTGCCATTTTTGATATTGTTTGTCTGGAACAAACTGAGGCGATTTCGATTTCATTCGAGAACAGAGAAAAATTATGTGCAGCCATTCCTAAGATGGAAAATTTTTTTCGGCGAAAAGCCAACGATAGTTTTGTAAAACAGCAAAAAAGACTTCTTACTTATATGACCAACGATGCTACTGAGCGTTTTAACCTCTTATTGAAAGAATACCCGGATTTGATACAAAGAATTTCAAAACGAAAATTAGCCGCTTATTTAGGTGTATCAAGGGAAACATTAAGCCGTTTGAAAAGATAA
- a CDS encoding DUF4440 domain-containing protein, giving the protein MHNKLFISVVVLAMLLSCKDQKKEIQNTGLEEAKKAIAESNAIYFESFVKNDSSIFINRYAKDACIMAPNSVQMCGHDAAAKFFRAAYDSYGMRNGKFITTAVYGDGIEYVTEEGLWQSFNAKGELFDDGKFLVLWKKTPEGWKMFRDSFSSNRKL; this is encoded by the coding sequence ATGCACAACAAGTTATTTATCTCAGTAGTTGTTCTTGCAATGCTATTGTCTTGCAAGGATCAAAAAAAGGAAATTCAGAATACAGGTTTAGAAGAAGCTAAAAAAGCAATCGCAGAAAGTAATGCGATTTATTTTGAATCATTCGTAAAAAATGATTCTTCGATTTTCATCAATCGTTATGCAAAAGATGCCTGTATTATGGCGCCAAATTCAGTACAAATGTGTGGTCATGACGCTGCCGCAAAATTCTTTAGAGCGGCTTATGACAGCTACGGAATGAGAAATGGCAAATTTATTACAACGGCGGTATATGGCGACGGAATCGAATATGTAACCGAAGAAGGTTTGTGGCAATCTTTTAATGCCAAAGGCGAATTGTTTGACGATGGTAAATTTCTGGTACTTTGGAAAAAAACTCCTGAAGGCTGGAAAATGTTCCGCGATTCTTTTAGCAGTAACCGCAAATTATAA